A stretch of Gemmatimonadaceae bacterium DNA encodes these proteins:
- a CDS encoding CHAT domain-containing protein — protein sequence MTDSSRIVSPGADLAVEGRELVAQVLRTADVVVSYEIFDDAIAVWTMEKNGTLQVRTIFISPDSLALLVGGFRMLLGVDQATRVLAARGDALERGSVAAVAANADWRTAGRRLRQLLLPDSVSALFTKGRQVVIIPAGAIAVVPFTALPDENGDGVLSDVVAIRYAPSIATLVAAENQALSTTQSMLIVSNPTMPQATSASGMRVQLGSLPGAEAEGADVARRLSTTAVKGMAATESMVRQRLPMARVIHIASHGYAYSSEALARNSFIALSPDAKNDGLLTVREILAILR from the coding sequence ATGACTGACTCGAGTCGTATCGTGTCACCGGGTGCCGATCTCGCAGTCGAGGGCCGCGAGTTGGTCGCGCAGGTGCTTCGTACGGCGGACGTGGTGGTGTCCTATGAAATCTTCGACGACGCCATCGCCGTGTGGACGATGGAAAAGAACGGTACGCTGCAGGTGCGGACGATCTTCATCAGTCCCGATTCGCTTGCACTCCTCGTCGGCGGCTTTCGCATGCTCCTGGGCGTGGACCAAGCCACGCGGGTGCTCGCGGCACGGGGTGACGCGCTCGAGCGCGGCAGTGTAGCGGCCGTCGCGGCCAACGCGGACTGGCGTACGGCGGGGCGCCGCTTGCGACAGCTTCTGCTGCCGGATTCGGTGAGCGCTCTGTTTACCAAAGGGCGCCAGGTCGTAATCATTCCGGCTGGCGCCATCGCTGTCGTGCCTTTCACGGCTCTCCCGGATGAAAACGGCGACGGCGTCCTCTCGGACGTGGTGGCGATTCGCTACGCACCGAGCATCGCTACGCTGGTAGCGGCCGAAAACCAAGCATTGTCAACGACGCAGTCCATGCTCATCGTCAGCAACCCGACCATGCCGCAGGCGACCAGCGCGTCGGGAATGCGCGTGCAACTGGGATCGCTTCCAGGTGCGGAGGCGGAAGGAGCGGATGTTGCGCGACGACTTTCCACCACCGCGGTGAAGGGGATGGCCGCCACGGAGAGCATGGTGCGGCAGCGGTTGCCAATGGCGCGCGTGATTCACATAGCGTCGCACGGATATGCGTATTCGAGCGAGGCGCTGGCACGCAACTCGTTCATCGCGTTGTCACCCGATGCAAAGAACGACGGACTGCTGACGGTCCGCGAGATCCTGGCGATCCTACGCC